The Saccharomonospora glauca K62 genome has a segment encoding these proteins:
- a CDS encoding type I polyketide synthase: protein MSESIDAIAVVGMSCRFPGADDPEQFWANLTGGVESISTFDRDELLAAGVDPRLLDHPGFVPRGGVLNDLDKFDAAYFGYSPREAELIDPQQRLFLECAAHALDDAGYDLSRFDGVAGIYAGVGLSSYMWNNVYPNERALADISQMQMILSVDKDYLATRAAYKLDLRGPAVTVQCACSTSMVAIHLACQGLLTGESDLALAGGVSLILPEVRGYLYEEGGVLSPDGHCRSFDADAKGTVPGSGVGVVVLRRLEDALADGDLIHAVVRGSAMNNDGSAKVGYTAPGTRGQTQVITDAVLASGVDVNTIGHVETHGAATPLGDPIEISSLTDAFRVLGADPERRCAIGSLKSNVGHLDSAAGVASFIKSVLMVKYGKVPPTLHFRTPNPNIDFESSPFYVNTTLSDWPVAGVPRRAGMSSFGIGGTNAHIVVEQAPEPRPRTLAPGPRPILLSARTPAALDRATDQLAEHLAGHPEVALQDVSGTLALGRRTHQYRRAVVVHDTAEAADALADRSPKVYSSAGPAGSRSVVFLFSGVGDQYVGWCSGLYRSEPVFRDEFDRCCALFARHLGFDLRERLFDSEAEAAEEQPADPFARLVRERGPGPLDDTVVAQPLLFAVQYALAQLWQHHGVRPDAMLGYSVGEYVAAAVAGVLSLVDATWLVARRARHIEGLPNGSMLAVMSSEEQLTPWLGDRISLSAVDTQSLCVVAGPAEDVDALAARLRDEGIASRRVPAEHAFHSWMMRPLGEKLRADLDGVALHAPRIPYLSNVTGDWITAEEATDPEYWARHSVATVRFADQAAAVWQLTSPVVIELGPGRALGSLLAQHPDRADDGLVVASTRSARDTEDDEVTLLEALSRVWLAGVDVNWEVRYRETDWRRTGLPGYPFERDSFWLAAPTTTTPAEAPPDTSRRSDPSEWFYLPDWTRSLPPTAPTDDDPDETWLVVGATGSVVERLVAHSAARMIRVSWDASFADLGGDRFTVSPHEVSDWTKVLRTVSESGSVPARVVFGADGPERDFTALYGLMLLMRAWRDCGLVDDVEVGVVSVSGLPVAGESEVFPERGMLAALCRVIDQEMPQARCRFVDITPATSPRHEQRLLTRLVTELRYGTDDCVAYRGDTRWVRGFVPARLDRTGATRLRDGGCYLISGGLGRIGAVIGDLLATRKARIGVIRRSVVPDRADWDDYLRRAKPDDPVAAEITTIRRLEAAGATVAAASADVSDPERFAAAVARLENELGPFDGVFHVAGVVTADGVMPLAEATPERARPHLAAKADGVRVLADVFAGRELDFVLLCSSIASVLGGIGFPAYAAANLYTELFAAARSAEGGTPWTALAWEGWTVDDRAAPETATTLREYLIDENDAREVLERVLSGDPPAQLVNSTGDLRARFDQWSGTRETSQPAPRSSAAHARPELQTTYVAPRNDTERRLAEIWQDLLGIDRVGVHDNFFELGGHSLLGTRVIARVLRELRVQVPLHTLLTEPTVAGLASAVAELENAPTTPSITRVDRGGYRQDSGSAERTKAMTS, encoded by the coding sequence GTGAGTGAGTCGATTGACGCGATCGCGGTCGTCGGCATGAGCTGCCGATTCCCCGGAGCGGACGACCCCGAGCAGTTCTGGGCCAACCTCACCGGGGGCGTGGAGTCGATCTCCACGTTCGACCGGGACGAGTTGCTGGCGGCCGGGGTGGACCCGCGGCTGCTCGACCATCCCGGATTCGTCCCGCGCGGCGGGGTGCTGAACGACCTCGACAAGTTCGACGCGGCCTACTTCGGATACAGCCCGCGCGAGGCGGAGTTGATCGACCCGCAGCAGCGGCTGTTCCTGGAATGCGCGGCCCACGCCCTCGACGACGCGGGATACGACCTTTCCCGCTTCGACGGTGTGGCGGGCATCTACGCCGGTGTCGGGCTCAGCTCGTACATGTGGAACAACGTCTACCCGAACGAGCGGGCGCTGGCCGACATCAGCCAGATGCAGATGATCCTGTCCGTCGACAAGGACTACCTGGCCACCAGGGCGGCGTACAAGCTCGATCTGCGGGGCCCCGCGGTGACCGTGCAGTGCGCGTGTTCGACGTCGATGGTGGCGATCCACCTGGCGTGCCAGGGACTGCTCACCGGGGAGTCGGACCTCGCGTTGGCAGGTGGCGTGTCGCTGATCCTGCCGGAGGTTCGGGGCTACCTGTACGAGGAGGGCGGCGTCCTCTCCCCGGACGGCCACTGCCGGTCGTTCGACGCCGACGCCAAGGGCACCGTTCCGGGCAGCGGCGTCGGGGTGGTGGTCCTGCGTCGCCTGGAGGATGCCCTGGCGGACGGCGACCTGATCCATGCCGTCGTACGCGGTTCGGCGATGAACAACGACGGCTCGGCCAAGGTCGGCTACACCGCGCCCGGAACCCGTGGGCAGACCCAGGTGATCACCGACGCGGTGCTGGCCTCGGGAGTCGACGTCAACACCATCGGCCACGTCGAGACACACGGCGCGGCCACGCCGTTGGGCGACCCCATCGAGATCTCCTCGCTCACCGACGCGTTCCGCGTGCTCGGCGCGGACCCGGAACGCCGATGCGCGATCGGGTCCCTCAAGTCGAACGTCGGGCACCTCGACTCGGCCGCGGGAGTGGCCAGCTTCATCAAGTCGGTCCTGATGGTCAAATACGGCAAGGTGCCGCCGACACTGCACTTCCGCACGCCGAACCCGAATATCGACTTCGAGTCGTCCCCCTTCTACGTCAACACCACCCTCAGCGACTGGCCCGTGGCCGGGGTGCCCCGCCGGGCCGGGATGAGCTCCTTCGGCATCGGCGGCACCAACGCGCACATCGTTGTCGAGCAGGCTCCCGAACCCCGGCCGCGGACACTCGCGCCGGGCCCTCGACCGATCCTGCTGTCGGCCCGCACCCCGGCCGCGCTGGACCGGGCCACCGACCAGCTCGCCGAGCACCTGGCCGGACATCCCGAGGTCGCCCTCCAGGACGTGAGCGGCACGCTTGCGCTGGGCCGGCGCACCCACCAGTACCGACGCGCGGTGGTGGTGCACGACACCGCCGAGGCCGCCGACGCCCTCGCCGATCGCTCTCCGAAGGTGTACAGCTCGGCCGGTCCGGCCGGAAGCCGCTCGGTGGTCTTCCTGTTCTCAGGAGTCGGCGACCAGTACGTGGGATGGTGTTCCGGGCTGTACCGCAGCGAGCCGGTCTTCCGCGACGAGTTCGACCGTTGCTGCGCGTTGTTCGCCCGCCACCTGGGTTTCGACCTCCGCGAGCGGTTGTTCGACAGCGAGGCGGAGGCGGCCGAGGAGCAACCCGCCGACCCCTTTGCGCGGCTCGTGCGGGAACGCGGACCGGGCCCGCTCGACGACACCGTCGTGGCTCAGCCTCTGTTGTTCGCCGTGCAGTACGCGTTGGCCCAGTTGTGGCAGCACCACGGAGTCCGCCCCGATGCCATGCTCGGCTACAGCGTGGGCGAGTACGTGGCCGCTGCGGTGGCGGGGGTGCTCTCGCTGGTGGACGCGACCTGGCTGGTGGCCCGCCGCGCCCGCCACATCGAAGGGCTGCCGAACGGGTCGATGCTCGCGGTGATGAGCTCCGAGGAGCAGTTGACGCCGTGGCTCGGTGACCGGATCTCGCTGTCCGCTGTAGACACTCAGTCGCTGTGCGTGGTCGCCGGTCCGGCCGAGGACGTCGACGCGCTGGCGGCCCGGCTGCGGGACGAGGGAATCGCCAGCCGCCGGGTTCCTGCGGAGCACGCGTTCCACTCGTGGATGATGCGGCCCCTCGGGGAGAAGCTGCGCGCGGACCTCGACGGCGTTGCCCTGCACGCTCCTCGAATCCCGTACCTGTCCAACGTCACCGGGGACTGGATCACGGCGGAGGAGGCGACCGACCCGGAGTACTGGGCGCGGCACAGCGTGGCCACGGTGCGGTTCGCCGACCAGGCGGCCGCCGTGTGGCAACTGACCTCTCCGGTCGTGATCGAGCTCGGTCCCGGTCGTGCGCTGGGCAGCCTGCTGGCGCAACATCCGGACCGCGCGGACGACGGGCTCGTGGTGGCCTCCACGCGGTCGGCACGCGACACCGAGGACGACGAGGTGACCCTGCTGGAGGCGCTGTCGCGGGTCTGGCTCGCCGGTGTCGACGTCAACTGGGAGGTGCGGTACCGGGAGACGGACTGGCGTCGCACGGGGCTGCCCGGCTACCCGTTCGAGCGCGACAGCTTCTGGCTCGCCGCTCCCACCACGACCACCCCGGCCGAGGCGCCGCCCGACACCTCCCGTCGCTCCGATCCGTCGGAGTGGTTCTACCTACCGGACTGGACCCGGAGCCTGCCTCCCACGGCTCCCACCGACGACGACCCGGACGAGACGTGGTTGGTCGTGGGAGCGACGGGGTCGGTGGTGGAACGGCTCGTCGCCCACTCCGCGGCCCGCATGATACGGGTGAGCTGGGACGCGTCGTTCGCCGACCTCGGCGGGGACCGGTTCACGGTGTCACCGCACGAGGTGTCCGACTGGACGAAGGTACTGCGTACGGTGTCGGAGTCCGGATCGGTTCCCGCCCGTGTGGTCTTCGGAGCCGACGGCCCGGAACGCGATTTCACCGCGTTGTACGGGCTCATGCTGCTCATGCGCGCCTGGCGCGACTGCGGCCTCGTCGACGACGTCGAGGTGGGGGTCGTGTCGGTGTCCGGCCTCCCGGTGGCGGGCGAGTCCGAGGTGTTCCCCGAACGCGGCATGCTGGCCGCGTTGTGCCGGGTGATCGATCAGGAGATGCCGCAGGCCCGCTGCCGGTTCGTCGACATCACACCGGCCACCTCGCCCCGGCATGAGCAGCGGCTGCTGACCCGGTTGGTGACGGAACTGCGGTACGGCACCGACGACTGCGTGGCCTACCGCGGTGACACCCGGTGGGTCCGGGGCTTCGTTCCCGCCCGGCTGGACCGGACCGGCGCGACGCGCTTGCGGGACGGCGGGTGCTACCTGATCTCGGGGGGTCTCGGCCGCATCGGTGCCGTGATCGGCGACCTGCTGGCCACCCGGAAGGCCCGTATCGGGGTCATCCGCCGTTCGGTGGTCCCGGACCGGGCCGACTGGGACGACTACCTACGCCGCGCGAAACCCGACGACCCGGTCGCCGCCGAGATCACCACGATCCGTCGGCTCGAAGCCGCGGGTGCCACGGTGGCGGCGGCTTCCGCCGACGTGTCGGACCCCGAACGGTTCGCCGCGGCGGTGGCGCGGCTGGAAAACGAGCTGGGACCGTTCGACGGCGTCTTCCATGTGGCGGGTGTGGTGACCGCGGACGGTGTGATGCCGCTGGCCGAGGCCACCCCGGAGCGCGCGCGGCCACATCTCGCCGCGAAGGCCGACGGCGTGCGTGTCCTGGCCGACGTGTTCGCCGGGCGGGAGCTCGACTTCGTGCTGCTGTGCTCGTCGATCGCATCCGTGCTCGGGGGCATCGGCTTTCCCGCCTATGCCGCCGCGAACCTCTACACCGAACTGTTCGCCGCGGCTCGCTCGGCTGAGGGCGGCACGCCCTGGACGGCATTGGCGTGGGAGGGCTGGACCGTCGACGACCGAGCCGCTCCCGAGACCGCGACGACGCTTCGCGAATACCTCATCGACGAGAACGACGCGAGGGAAGTGCTGGAGCGGGTGCTCTCGGGGGACCCGCCCGCGCAGTTGGTGAACTCGACGGGCGATCTGCGTGCCCGCTTCGACCAGTGGTCCGGTACCCGCGAGACCTCGCAACCCGCGCCGCGTTCCAGCGCGGCCCACGCCAGACCCGAGTTGCAGACCACCTACGTCGCGCCCCGCAACGACACCGAACGCCGACTCGCCGAGATCTGGCAGGACCTGCTCGGTATCGACCGGGTCGGCGTGCACGACAACTTTTTCGAGTTGGGCGGGCACTCGCTGCTCGGCACCAGGGTGATCGCCCGTGTGCTGCGCGAGCTGCGGGTGCAGGTGCCCCTCCACACCTTGTTGACCGAACCGACGGTGGCGGGCCTGGCCTCCGCCGTCGCGGAGTTGGAGAACGCGCCGACCACACCGTCGATCACCCGTGTCGACCGGGGTGGTTACCGCCAGGATTCCGGATCGGCCGAGCGGACGAAAGCGATGACCTCATGA